In Brienomyrus brachyistius isolate T26 chromosome 19, BBRACH_0.4, whole genome shotgun sequence, one DNA window encodes the following:
- the LOC125714701 gene encoding protein EFR3 homolog B isoform X6: MLAPTSECCSDLPEFVKFANIEEDTPSYHRSYDFFVSRFSEMCHSTYEDPDIRTKIRMAGIRGLQGVVRKTVNDELQANIWDPQHMDKIVPSLLFNLQQGEGTESRSPSPLQTAEKERERESPAELTERCFRELLGRAAYGNIKNAVTPVLTHLDNHSLWEGKTFAVRCFKIIMYSIQSQHSHLVIQQLLGHLDANNKNSAMVRAGIVEVLLEAAAIAASGSVGPTVLEVFNTLLRHLRLSVDYELTGSYESCSNVGARIIKEHEERKLQEAVIRTIGSFANTLPTYQRSEVMLFIMGKIPVPGMHPVPVSTKSGLQGSRMIQVMLLKSLLQVTTGFQTTNMLTALPTSFLDPLLAFTLLEDAEIRLLVLEILLSLIDRHDNWPKFSSISIFSDISVLKLRVDKCSRQDNLFMKKHSQQLYRHIFLACKEESSTQPHFEALYALLALISVELANEEVVVDLIRLALALQDLALTNEETLPAYNRCAVHALSGAYLNLISQLTTVPAFCQHVQEVIEMRQKEVPFFLPEDVFVENPRIPKILEKPEGDVLFLQSKITEVLGGSGYNTDRLATPYIPQLTDEDRLSKRKSVGETISLQVEVESRNSPEKEERTPAEEITFETLKNAIVDSVGVEEQERERRRQVVEKFQKAPFEEIAAHCGARATLLQSKLNQIFEITIRPPPSPSGTIGPGYGQTQSRSVPVYEMKFPDLCVY, translated from the exons ATGTTAGCACCCACAAGTGAATGTTGCAGTGACTTGCCAGAG TTTGTCAAGTTCGCTAACATCGAAGAGGACACGCCCTCCTACCACCGCAGCTATGATTTCTTTGTATCCCGCTTCAGCGAGATGTGTCACTCGACCTACGAAGACCCTGACATCCGCACAAA gatcCGCATGGCAGGAATCAGGGGCCTGCAGGGGGTGGTGCGCAAGACAGTGAATGATGAGCTACAGGCCAATATCTGGGACCCGCAGCACATGGACAAGATCGTCCCGTCACTGCTGTTCAACCTCCAGCAGGGCGAGGGGACTGAGAG ccGCTCACCGTCACCGCTGCAGACCGCAGAGAAGGAACGGGAGCGTGAGAGCCCGGCTGAGCTGACAGAACGTTGCTTCAGGGAACTGCTGGGCCGAGCAGCCTACGGCAACATCAAGAATGCTGTCACACCCGTGCTTAC GCACTTGGATAACCACTCCCTGTGGGAGGGTAAGACCTTTGCCGTCCGCTGCTTTAAGATCATCATGTACTCCATCCAG TCCCAGCATTCCCATCTCGTGATCCAGCAACTACTGGGCCACCTGGACGCCAACAACAAGAACTCGGCGATGGTGCGAGCCGGGATAGTGGAGGTACTGCTGGAGGCAGCGGCCATCGCTGCGAGCGGCTCTGTGG GTCCCACGGTGCTGGAGGTGTTTAACACCCTCCTCAGGCACCTGCGCCTCAGCGTGGACTACGAGCTCACCGGCTCCTACGAATCCTGCAGCAACGTCGGGGCCCGAATCATCAAGGAACACGAGGAGAGGAAGCTGCAGGAGGCTGTCATCAGGACCATCG GGTCATTCGCCAACACTCTGCCCACATACCAGCGGTCCGAAGTCATGCTCTTCATCATGGGCAAGATCCCAGTTCCTGGGATGCACCCAGTGCCAGTGTCGACCAAATCTGG TTTGCAGGGCAGCCGGATGATTCAGGTCATGCTGCTGAAGTCACTGTTACAG GTGACCACAGGCTTTCAGACCACCAACATGCTGACGGCTCTGCCCACCTCGTTCCTGGACCCACTGCTGGCCTTCACCCTTTTGGAGGATGCTGAGATCCGCCTACTGGTCCTGGAGATTCTGCTCAGCCTCATAGATCGCCATGACAACTGGCCCAAGTTCAGCTCCATCAG CATCTTCTCTGATATCTCCGTGCTGAAGCTCAGGGTGGACAAGTGCTCTCGGCAAGACAACCTCTTCATGAAGAAG CACTCCCAGCAGCTGTACCGGCACATCTTCCTGGCCTGTAAGGAGGAGAGCAGCACCCAGCCACACTTCGAGGCCCTGTACGCCCTGCTGGCCCTCATCAGCGTTGAGCTGGCCAACGAGGAGGTGGTGGTGGACCTCATCCGGCTGGCTCTTGCTCTGCAG GACCTGGCACTAACCAATGAGGAGACACTTCCTGCGTACAACCGCTGTGCCGTCCACGCCCTCTCCGGCGCCTACCTGAATCTCATCAGTCAGTTGACCACTGTGCCCGCCTTCTGCCAGCATGTGCAAGAg GTGATTGAGATGCGTCAGAAGGAGGTTCCCTTCTTCCTACCAGAGGACGTCTTCGTGGAGAATCCCAG GATCCCAAAGATCCTGGAGAAGCCGGAAGGTGACGTGCTGTTTCTCCAGAGCAAGATCACAGAAGTGCTTGGGGGCAGTGGCTATAACACGGACCGGCTGGCTACTCCTTATATCCCACAACTGACCG ATGAAGACCGCCTGTCGAAGAGGAAGAGCGTGGGGGAGAccatctccctgcaggtggaaGTGGAATCCAGAAACAGCCCTGAGAAAGAAGAG AGGACTCCAGCAGAAGAGATCACATTCGAGACGCTGAAAAATGCCATCG TGGACAGTGTCGGCgtggaggagcaggagagggagcGCAGACGCCAGGTGGTGGAGAAGTTCCAGAAGGCCCCCTTTGAGGAAATAGCTGCCCACTGCGGTGCCAGG GCCACACTGCTGCAAAGCAAACTCAATCAGATATTTGAGATAACCATCAG ACCACCCCCCAGCCCTTCTGGGACCATCGGCCCAGGATACGGGCAGACCCAGAGCCGCTCGGTGCCCGTCTACGAAATGAAGTTCCCTGACCTCTGCGTGTACTAG
- the LOC125714701 gene encoding protein EFR3 homolog B isoform X5, whose product MEKLTFYALSAPEKLDRIGAYLSERLSRDVARHRYGYVCIAMEALDQLLMACHCQSINLFVESFLKMVRKLLEADKPNLQILGTNSFVKFANIEEDTPSYHRSYDFFVSRFSEMCHSTYEDPDIRTKIRMAGIRGLQGVVRKTVNDELQANIWDPQHMDKIVPSLLFNLQQGEGTESRSPSPLQTAEKERERESPAELTERCFRELLGRAAYGNIKNAVTPVLTHLDNHSLWEGKTFAVRCFKIIMYSIQSQHSHLVIQQLLGHLDANNKNSAMVRAGIVEVLLEAAAIAASGSVGPTVLEVFNTLLRHLRLSVDYELTGSYESCSNVGARIIKEHEERKLQEAVIRTIGSFANTLPTYQRSEVMLFIMGKIPVPGMHPVPVSTKSGLQGSRMIQVMLLKSLLQVTTGFQTTNMLTALPTSFLDPLLAFTLLEDAEIRLLVLEILLSLIDRHDNWPKFSSISIFSDISVLKLRVDKCSRQDNLFMKKHSQQLYRHIFLACKEESSTQPHFEALYALLALISVELANEEVVVDLIRLALALQDLALTNEETLPAYNRCAVHALSGAYLNLISQLTTVPAFCQHVQEVIEMRQKEVPFFLPEDVFVENPRIPKILEKPEGDVLFLQSKITEVLGGSGYNTDRLATPYIPQLTDEDRLSKRKSVGETISLQVEVESRNSPEKEERTPAEEITFETLKNAIVDSVGVEEQERERRRQVVEKFQKAPFEEIAAHCGARATLLQSKLNQIFEITIRPPPSPSGTIGPGYGQTQSRSVPVYEMKFPDLCVY is encoded by the exons ATGGAGAAGCTGACCTTCTACGCCCTCTCAGCCCCTGAGAAGCTGGACCGGATCGGGGCGTACTTGTCAGAGAGGCTGTCCAGAGACGTGGCTCGACACCGATATGG GTACGTGTGCATCGCCATGGAGGCCCTGGACCAGCTGCTGATGGCCTGCCACTGCCAAAGCATCAACCTGTTTGTGGAGAGCTTCCTGAAGATGGTTCGCAAGCTGCTGGAGGCTGACAAGCCCAATCTACAGATCCTGGGCACCAACTCG TTTGTCAAGTTCGCTAACATCGAAGAGGACACGCCCTCCTACCACCGCAGCTATGATTTCTTTGTATCCCGCTTCAGCGAGATGTGTCACTCGACCTACGAAGACCCTGACATCCGCACAAA gatcCGCATGGCAGGAATCAGGGGCCTGCAGGGGGTGGTGCGCAAGACAGTGAATGATGAGCTACAGGCCAATATCTGGGACCCGCAGCACATGGACAAGATCGTCCCGTCACTGCTGTTCAACCTCCAGCAGGGCGAGGGGACTGAGAG ccGCTCACCGTCACCGCTGCAGACCGCAGAGAAGGAACGGGAGCGTGAGAGCCCGGCTGAGCTGACAGAACGTTGCTTCAGGGAACTGCTGGGCCGAGCAGCCTACGGCAACATCAAGAATGCTGTCACACCCGTGCTTAC GCACTTGGATAACCACTCCCTGTGGGAGGGTAAGACCTTTGCCGTCCGCTGCTTTAAGATCATCATGTACTCCATCCAG TCCCAGCATTCCCATCTCGTGATCCAGCAACTACTGGGCCACCTGGACGCCAACAACAAGAACTCGGCGATGGTGCGAGCCGGGATAGTGGAGGTACTGCTGGAGGCAGCGGCCATCGCTGCGAGCGGCTCTGTGG GTCCCACGGTGCTGGAGGTGTTTAACACCCTCCTCAGGCACCTGCGCCTCAGCGTGGACTACGAGCTCACCGGCTCCTACGAATCCTGCAGCAACGTCGGGGCCCGAATCATCAAGGAACACGAGGAGAGGAAGCTGCAGGAGGCTGTCATCAGGACCATCG GGTCATTCGCCAACACTCTGCCCACATACCAGCGGTCCGAAGTCATGCTCTTCATCATGGGCAAGATCCCAGTTCCTGGGATGCACCCAGTGCCAGTGTCGACCAAATCTGG TTTGCAGGGCAGCCGGATGATTCAGGTCATGCTGCTGAAGTCACTGTTACAG GTGACCACAGGCTTTCAGACCACCAACATGCTGACGGCTCTGCCCACCTCGTTCCTGGACCCACTGCTGGCCTTCACCCTTTTGGAGGATGCTGAGATCCGCCTACTGGTCCTGGAGATTCTGCTCAGCCTCATAGATCGCCATGACAACTGGCCCAAGTTCAGCTCCATCAG CATCTTCTCTGATATCTCCGTGCTGAAGCTCAGGGTGGACAAGTGCTCTCGGCAAGACAACCTCTTCATGAAGAAG CACTCCCAGCAGCTGTACCGGCACATCTTCCTGGCCTGTAAGGAGGAGAGCAGCACCCAGCCACACTTCGAGGCCCTGTACGCCCTGCTGGCCCTCATCAGCGTTGAGCTGGCCAACGAGGAGGTGGTGGTGGACCTCATCCGGCTGGCTCTTGCTCTGCAG GACCTGGCACTAACCAATGAGGAGACACTTCCTGCGTACAACCGCTGTGCCGTCCACGCCCTCTCCGGCGCCTACCTGAATCTCATCAGTCAGTTGACCACTGTGCCCGCCTTCTGCCAGCATGTGCAAGAg GTGATTGAGATGCGTCAGAAGGAGGTTCCCTTCTTCCTACCAGAGGACGTCTTCGTGGAGAATCCCAG GATCCCAAAGATCCTGGAGAAGCCGGAAGGTGACGTGCTGTTTCTCCAGAGCAAGATCACAGAAGTGCTTGGGGGCAGTGGCTATAACACGGACCGGCTGGCTACTCCTTATATCCCACAACTGACCG ATGAAGACCGCCTGTCGAAGAGGAAGAGCGTGGGGGAGAccatctccctgcaggtggaaGTGGAATCCAGAAACAGCCCTGAGAAAGAAGAG AGGACTCCAGCAGAAGAGATCACATTCGAGACGCTGAAAAATGCCATCG TGGACAGTGTCGGCgtggaggagcaggagagggagcGCAGACGCCAGGTGGTGGAGAAGTTCCAGAAGGCCCCCTTTGAGGAAATAGCTGCCCACTGCGGTGCCAGG GCCACACTGCTGCAAAGCAAACTCAATCAGATATTTGAGATAACCATCAG ACCACCCCCCAGCCCTTCTGGGACCATCGGCCCAGGATACGGGCAGACCCAGAGCCGCTCGGTGCCCGTCTACGAAATGAAGTTCCCTGACCTCTGCGTGTACTAG